The Fusobacterium necrophorum subsp. necrophorum genome has a window encoding:
- the recO gene encoding DNA repair protein RecO: protein MTKFISNKAFVLGNYSFGEADRNLILLTEDFGKIQLTVKGILKSKRRDKVATEPISYVEFLLYKKGEQFIVNDFSLLESFENIRQDLNSLGVAFYLLAVLNKFVFEGYRVPKIFRLLKNSLFYLNQENDGRKQLLLLSYFLFFLMQEEGIFRMDEILEHLSFEEKEISRLLYQKKIENIVKKKEYTEEKLFFLIKKMESYIGEKLDIDISIEQYMMGGL, encoded by the coding sequence ATGACTAAATTTATAAGTAATAAAGCCTTTGTGTTGGGAAATTATTCTTTTGGAGAAGCCGATAGAAATTTGATTTTATTGACAGAAGATTTTGGAAAGATTCAACTGACAGTAAAAGGAATTTTAAAAAGTAAAAGGAGAGATAAGGTTGCGACAGAACCTATATCTTATGTGGAGTTTTTACTTTATAAAAAAGGAGAGCAATTTATTGTAAATGATTTTTCTCTGCTAGAAAGCTTTGAAAATATTCGACAAGATTTGAACTCTCTAGGTGTTGCATTTTATTTATTGGCTGTGCTGAATAAGTTTGTGTTCGAAGGCTATCGTGTTCCTAAAATATTTCGACTATTGAAGAATAGCCTGTTTTATCTAAATCAAGAGAATGATGGAAGAAAGCAATTATTGTTACTGAGCTATTTTCTTTTCTTTTTGATGCAAGAGGAAGGAATTTTTAGGATGGATGAAATTTTAGAACATTTAAGTTTTGAGGAAAAAGAAATTTCTCGATTACTCTATCAAAAAAAAATAGAGAACATTGTGAAAAAAAAAGAGTATACGGAAGAGAAACTGTTTTTTTTAATCAAAAAAATGGAAAGCTATATAGGAGAAAAATTGGATATAGATATTTCTATCGAACAATATATGATGGGGGGATTGTAA